The region CCGGCCGTTCAGGAGGGCAGGTTTCGTGATCCATTAGCTTCAGAAACCGCGCGGTTACCGCTTGATTAGGCCACGCCACCCGCACTCGACACAGGATGTGTCTAGCaagtgaaattaaataaatcatcaGCTCATTCACGCCGACCGTCGCCGGCTGTCTGTCAGCTGTTTCGTCGTATCCGGTTGCCGTTCGTCCGTGTCATGTCGTGTCCTGTCTCTTTTCttactctttttctctccttctccttctctctctctgtatatTCTTCTCTGCAGATGCTTAGTGTCGAAGCTGTTCGACGTGTGCTCCAACAGCACACTGGAGGagatggagcagcaggatgagGTGAAGGTGGCCTGGGGCATGGGTATCGCGGGACACGTGGCCGAAAGTGGTGAACCTGTAAATATACCGGATGCTTACCAGGTGAGTCAGTTCCCGAGGACACAGCTCTCTGTGTATGTTTATTATGTCGTTCGCTGAATAATTGATTAGCGCCAACCGTCGGCAcaaaccagcgccaccagGCAACACGAACCCACCGTAATCCCTGAGCGGCTGTGGTTGTAACCTGTTGATTCAAGGAATTCCGGTCCCAGTGTTTGCGAATCCGTCCTAGACCCATTCAGCGGAATGGGTTTCggttcagtagcagcagcagcagcagcagcagcaccatcaacagccgTCAGTCTAGAGCTCGTGATAGCTTTTATGGAGTGGGGGAGGGTACGAGGAGAAAGCCAACGGTCATGGAAAATTGATTAGCTAACGCTGGTTCTAACGAGAATGAAACCATGCGGCACAATAGCTGCGCTATTTGAAGTTTACCTTTACCGGAAAATTTTTAGGGTTACAAAATCCACTGAAAACTGAAAGTCGCCGTTAACTTTAATGGTTTCTGCTGACTGGAAATCCCTTCGAGTAGCTACTAGCTACGAGTTCCACTTCCGGTTTCGATAACATCACATTTATTCAGAATAATCATGAAACACTCAAAGTACCACCAGCGACACCAGTGGCGGTTTGCTGGGGATGGTTTTTCCGTGTGCATCTAACATCGCCACATCCGGCCACAAGGCGTAAATTTAGTTGACACTCGGGCTCGTCGGTAGATACTTATCCGGATCAACGTTCGCCTCGTGGGACTTCTCCATGCCAATGTAGTGCTGGTCCAGTGGTTTGGTCATTATGCCCAGGCTCTGCTGCAGATGCCAGCGCCGGGTCGCCCGCAGCGTTTTCGTCCGCCGAATCGCTCGCGCCAACATGAACGCACAGATGGCACCGAGTATCTGCACGAAGGCGACCGCCGTAGCACCGGTCGCTATCAGTACGGAACCCTGCGAGATGATCCACGAGAGGCGCTTGTAGCAACCGTACTGCCACGGTGGGCACTGTCCATTCTCTGGCGCTACCGAGCAGCACGTCTCCGGATACTCAATCATCGACACGTCCGTCGACTCCAGGTAGTTGGCCCAGTCGGAGTAATGGTCTACGCCGCAACACTCAAGCTTGGATTTGGGgtgaaaaccggaaaccgggaCGAAAATGGAATAGATTAAGCTCTCGCCTAGGTTCTGATCGTTGGCCCCGGATCCCGGACCCTTACCATATTTTGTAGCGTATCGATGGAATTGTAGTAGCCCGGAATGTTCTTGTACTCGGCCATCGAGTTGAAAATCTTCTGGCGCACCATCAGCTCCACCTGGCCCCGCAGCACGAACGCCGTGATGGCCGCCGCTAGCTGCAGAATGAacacggacagcagcagcgttccgTACTAGCAGATGGTCAGCGTCGATAGCGAACAGGATATCAGTAGCAGccgcccccccgggaggaagaaaaacaaacgaattagTCATTAGCTTCTGGCATCGGGCTCTCGGGCTCGTCGAAAGTGATAGGGCGTGCAGGGCGATAAGAAAGGGCCCAGTATCAGTGATGTGACTCACAATGTTGATCATCACGGTACTCTCCTTGAGTGCCCCAACACAACCGAACAGCGCAATGATGAGCAGGATAATGCCGATAGCGATCAGCAGATTCGGTGGCACGAAGAAGTGCGAATCGATGAAGCTTTTGAAATCATCAAACAGattgccgatggcgatggccatcGATAGCAACATTGCAGCCACGACCTGTGATGAAACGAATACTCGAATCAAGCActcagcaggaacagcagggaAGTTCAGGTGCCCTactggtgggggggggggggatgctatTACTACTCACTGCGAACGTTACACTGATGACGAAGATCATGTACTTTACACACTTCATGCTCATATTGAGCTCGTACCGCTCGGCAGCCATCTTTCTCGCGTCCTAAATAAACTTTCAATATTCCGGTTGATGTATAGCGATGCCGCAGCCTCTACATCCAaatgcaaaaacacacaaaagttACGTGAAATGAAACCGATGAAGCTTGAAAAAGGGATTTCCCAAACGGCACTAAACGCTCACCAAATTCCAGATTATTTTGCTTCCTGTGCTCAACTAAGCGTACGGTGAAGCCCACGGTTGGTCACAAATTGTCTCCACTGCCAGCGAAAGACCCCGTTCTGCTTTTGTTATCTTATCAGTGAATACTAAAGCCCGGCTGGTTTCGTGTGAACAAACGTGTgggaaacacacacatgcacgtaTATGCACACAGACGGAGCCACCCTAGCGTGGGCTACAACAACCGGTTTAATGCCCATGGGTAGTGTTAATGGTTACGCCACTGAACAAATGGCAGCCTGGCACAGTACGTGTGAGGCACAGTTTTGTTATCGAAGAATTTACAAAACTCAATACGAGCGTACAGGTGTGtaggttggtttttggtggcgatTCAGCTTCCAAATCGATATACTATTATTCACAACCCTAAGGCTGGTTCAGGATATTTATTTGCATCGAATGTAGATCATGCACATTGACCTAAATCGGTTTTGATGTACGATGCGTAGCAATCAACAATATTTAATATGTTAGCATAAAGAGTTGAAGAGACATTTGAACCATAAGTAATAAAAAGATGATTCTTCTAATGTCATGGAAAAGCGGGAATTATATcggaaaaaaatgcaaatgaccaTAAACATGTCCACCGCGTACAGGTTTTTATCACGCAACAAATACATCGGACGTTCTTATCTCAACCTACAAGTGTTTATCAAGCAACCAGCTCAAGTTCAACTAGGAACAGATACTGCATTTTACATGAGAACAATGATACTACGTAGTTCAATGCATATATCTTCGGTGGCATTTTACCGTTGATTTTATTTGACTCATAAGCAAAATAATGCATTACAttgttaaaattaaatttaagcTACATTTAGCGAATCAGCATAAAATCCTTCGTATGACTTGGACAttaaaaaagtgaaataaaagaaCGGCGTttcattgtttcctttttataTATCTCATTTGCAGGATGAACGTTTCAACCGGGAAATCGATGTACAAACTGGTTATCGTACAAAGGCGCTACTGTGTATGCCTATCAAGGATGCCTCAGGTGACGTCGTTGGAGTGGCACAAGTGATAAACAAACAGGGTGATCAATGTTTTACACCGGCTGATGAAAAGGTACGCATAAAGGGACTGGTACGTGGTCGTATTGTTCCGCGCAAATAAGCCTTTCAAATGGGCTACCCTTTATTGTGTTTACTGCACTGCTGACGTGTGGACAAATGGTGGCTTGCaccgcccttttttttcgccactGTATTTGGGCGATTGATGAACAAACGAACTCGTCAAAGCCACAGTGGTTGCGGTTGTACATGAAATTACAGAGTATCGCTTTTAATTACACTTTTCACACAACAGAAATGGATCTGCAttcaaaccgaaccaaagATGCATGCATGGCGTTGGCGCTGAgataatcaattaaaattaaataatggaAACCGCACAATGATTGAACGGATGTGCGCTTCACTAGCATGCAGATGGTATGCGCGCGGCTCGTTATTGCAATGCTGTTGGCATAatgttttctccctttttccccctttgcaATCACTCGCGGGTGCTGAAAATCGCAATCAATGGCGGTGGacagaaattgaaattcaaatttgtaTTTGCTCTGCCTCCGGATGCGGTTCCGCGCTCCGACAAAGGCAATCcattctggccacaaaaacatgACGCTAACGTTTTCTTAATCACGTTATGACGCTATTTATGCTGCATGTTGCAATGATTGGACACTGTCATTCCGGTTAAAGGGAAAGCCCACTGTCActgtaaatatgtttttcgtcgatgaattcgattcgaaagcgAACAGATGAGAATTCAAATTTAACATCGCATTctttaattgcattttctgTTTGAAATTGCCAGAATAATTCGGACGTTCGTTCTACAATCGCTCCACATTCATGATCTGCAATTCATTGTAACAGATTCTAGGCTTTTCTCACAATTCTTTCATAATACACAAGGATATAAAAAAAGTAAAGGAATTGTTGAAATGAACTTGAAGTTTAACGTATAGAATCAAATGAAAAGGCAAAACAGATTCGTTTCCCTTTCGcctcaatttaaaaaaaatatataatttaacAAACGCATTGAAAACTGCAGCAGTCAAATAACAAATCATCAACAAATCGTTTTGTTATTTCAGATATTTTCATCGTACCTACAGTTCTGCGGCATTGGTCTACGGAATG is a window of Anopheles aquasalis chromosome 2, idAnoAquaMG_Q_19, whole genome shotgun sequence DNA encoding:
- the LOC126572023 gene encoding CD63 antigen, whose amino-acid sequence is MAAERYELNMSMKCVKYMIFVISVTFAVVAAMLLSMAIAIGNLFDDFKSFIDSHFFVPPNLLIAIGIILLIIALFGCVGALKESTVMINIYGTLLLSVFILQLAAAITAFVLRGQVELMVRQKIFNSMAEYKNIPGYYNSIDTLQNMLECCGVDHYSDWANYLESTDVSMIEYPETCCSVAPENGQCPPWQYGCYKRLSWIISQGSVLIATGATAVAFVQILGAICAFMLARAIRRTKTLRATRRWHLQQSLGIMTKPLDQHYIGMEKSHEANVDPDKYLPTSPSVN